Proteins encoded in a region of the Deltaproteobacteria bacterium genome:
- a CDS encoding lytic transglycosylase domain-containing protein, with protein sequence MLLIFISCLILTGNAFAIDGFYSYVDKKGVLHVTNIPSDLRFTPHGEPEKRPALSSQRMKKIITLVERAARKYSVDPHLVKAVIRAESDFNPYAVSRAGAKGLMQLMPETADALDVINPFDPYESIEGGVRYLRYLLNLFENDLKLSLAAYNAGRTNVIKYGGIPPFKETRNYVRKVLVYYDEYRKM encoded by the coding sequence ATGTTGCTCATATTTATTTCCTGCTTGATCCTCACGGGCAATGCCTTTGCCATCGACGGGTTTTACAGTTATGTCGATAAAAAGGGTGTTCTCCATGTGACGAATATTCCTTCCGATCTCCGCTTTACACCCCATGGCGAGCCCGAAAAGAGGCCCGCCCTTTCATCGCAGAGAATGAAGAAGATTATAACACTTGTCGAAAGGGCAGCCAGGAAATATTCCGTCGATCCGCATCTTGTGAAGGCTGTCATCAGGGCCGAATCGGACTTTAATCCCTACGCCGTTTCACGTGCCGGCGCCAAGGGACTTATGCAACTCATGCCCGAAACGGCAGATGCCCTGGATGTAATCAATCCCTTTGATCCCTACGAGAGTATCGAAGGAGGAGTGAGGTATTTACGCTACCTGCTCAACCTCTTTGAAAATGATCTCAAGCTTTCGCTGGCCGCCTATAATGCGGGAAGGACCAATGTCATTAAGTATGGCGGCATTCCCCCCTTTAAGGAGACGAGGAATTACGTGAGGAAGGTACTTGTTTATTATGACGAGTACAGGAAGATGTGA
- a CDS encoding response regulator: protein MNNKASVLLVDDEVRLLDSTAKLLGEEFHILKAVNGRLAWNYLMEMKADCVVLDIVMPGMTGIDLLEKKKLHKDNTPVIVVTGESRLKYAESCADLGVSGYIRKPYDVEVLACRIRDILSRGAGKKRPYPEPKTLMHLKVQSALTYVQYNYQEPITLKLAARELDVSEDHLNRLFKKEIGKTFNQHLIRFRLEKAKELLSETPFPLKEIAETAGFGRIQGFYQQFKKSMNMTPGEYRLKCSKWRVRENYKR from the coding sequence ATGAATAATAAAGCCTCTGTATTACTTGTCGATGATGAAGTCAGGCTGCTTGATTCAACAGCAAAGCTGCTGGGCGAAGAATTCCATATTCTAAAGGCCGTTAATGGAAGGCTTGCCTGGAATTATCTCATGGAGATGAAGGCCGATTGTGTTGTTCTGGACATTGTAATGCCTGGAATGACGGGCATTGATCTGCTGGAAAAGAAGAAGCTGCATAAGGATAATACGCCTGTCATTGTGGTTACCGGTGAAAGCAGGCTTAAATATGCTGAATCATGCGCTGATCTGGGCGTTAGCGGTTACATAAGGAAACCTTATGATGTTGAAGTGTTGGCTTGCAGGATAAGAGATATCCTGTCAAGGGGAGCGGGAAAAAAAAGGCCTTACCCCGAGCCAAAGACTTTGATGCACCTCAAGGTGCAAAGCGCGTTGACGTATGTGCAGTATAATTACCAGGAGCCCATTACGCTCAAATTGGCGGCCCGTGAGCTTGATGTTTCGGAAGACCATCTAAACAGGCTTTTTAAAAAAGAGATAGGCAAGACCTTTAATCAGCACCTCATCCGTTTCAGACTTGAAAAAGCAAAGGAACTCTTATCTGAAACTCCCTTTCCCCTGAAGGAAATCGCAGAAACAGCAGGTTTTGGCCGGATACAGGGTTTTTATCAGCAATTTAAGAAATCCATGAACATGACGCCCGGTGAATATCGCCTCAAATGTTCGAAATGGCGGGTTCGGGAGAATTATAAGCGCTAA
- the pgsA gene encoding CDP-diacylglycerol--glycerol-3-phosphate 3-phosphatidyltransferase: MKENIYNTANYLTLSRVVLIPLIMFCLFFEGKVAAFIAALIFAVASATDWLDGYLARKNQTVSTLGKFLDPLADKLLVMTTMIMLIPLGRISAWIVVLILAREIAITGLRGVASSEGIVIAASNLGKYKTGFQIAALIGLLLHFNYYGINFHILGTLLLWIALGLTLWSGYDYLKKFKEVITR, encoded by the coding sequence ATGAAAGAAAATATATACAATACAGCCAATTATCTTACCCTCTCCAGGGTTGTTCTTATCCCGCTCATTATGTTCTGTCTTTTTTTCGAAGGCAAGGTTGCCGCCTTTATTGCGGCCCTCATCTTTGCCGTTGCTTCCGCCACAGACTGGCTCGACGGTTATCTTGCCAGGAAAAACCAGACCGTTTCCACGCTGGGCAAATTCCTCGACCCGCTGGCAGACAAGCTCCTCGTCATGACCACCATGATCATGCTTATCCCTCTCGGACGAATCTCCGCCTGGATTGTCGTTCTTATTCTTGCCCGTGAGATAGCCATAACCGGGCTAAGAGGGGTGGCTTCTTCCGAGGGGATCGTCATTGCCGCAAGCAATCTCGGCAAATACAAGACAGGTTTCCAGATTGCGGCCCTTATCGGTCTTTTGCTCCACTTCAATTATTACGGCATAAATTTCCACATTCTCGGGACCCTTCTTCTCTGGATAGCCCTCGGCCTTACCCTCTGGTCGGGCTACGATTACCTGAAAAAGTTTAAAGAGGTGATTACCAGGTAA